One window from the genome of Mumia sp. ZJ1417 encodes:
- a CDS encoding sirohydrochlorin chelatase has translation MPTGEHGAVTTVLVGGHESAQGSDLVSLLDALPGAVVTPPGRALRDAVTTHLAADEARVAVLPMTWGRDPVMVADAAKTLSWIAASAGAGRVALCPSFGTIDHMVAWLRRAATETARQCHGSGMLVTAPSSNPFDDAELHRIAHLVRTHGAGVQVEVACVAATADLAHAVDRARLLGSDDVVVVPAGFARTAPAGLPSEHATFFGPLLSERAVLDVIRRRVGAAQHDLSHGLDGIAAGLLADHGHGYAHSHAFEVDAGGHSHPHPRHHAPYETSAERGASHDEVLTSPH, from the coding sequence ATGCCGACGGGGGAGCACGGCGCGGTCACGACGGTTCTCGTCGGTGGCCACGAGAGCGCTCAGGGGAGCGACCTTGTGTCGCTGCTCGACGCGCTGCCTGGTGCTGTGGTGACCCCGCCCGGACGCGCGTTGCGCGACGCCGTCACGACGCACCTCGCTGCGGATGAAGCCCGCGTGGCGGTCCTTCCCATGACGTGGGGCCGGGACCCGGTCATGGTGGCCGACGCCGCCAAGACGTTGAGCTGGATCGCAGCCAGCGCCGGCGCCGGACGCGTGGCTCTGTGCCCGAGCTTCGGGACCATCGACCACATGGTTGCCTGGCTGCGTCGTGCTGCGACGGAGACGGCACGACAGTGCCACGGCAGTGGGATGCTCGTCACCGCGCCGTCGTCCAACCCGTTCGACGACGCGGAGCTGCATCGCATCGCCCACCTCGTGCGCACGCACGGTGCCGGCGTCCAGGTCGAGGTGGCGTGCGTCGCTGCCACGGCGGACCTGGCACACGCCGTGGACCGGGCTCGCCTGCTCGGTTCCGACGACGTGGTCGTGGTGCCGGCCGGCTTCGCGCGGACCGCACCGGCGGGGCTGCCCTCCGAGCACGCGACGTTCTTCGGACCGCTGCTCTCGGAGCGGGCCGTGCTCGACGTCATCCGTCGCCGGGTGGGTGCCGCGCAGCACGACCTGAGCCACGGGCTCGACGGGATCGCTGCCGGCCTCCTCGCGGACCACGGTCACGGGTACGCCCACTCACACGCGTTCGAGGTCGATGCGGGAGGTCATTCCCACCCGCATCCCCGTCACCACGCACCGTACGAGACGTCTGCCGAGCGCGGCGCCTCCCACGACGAGGTCCTCACCTCGCCCCACTGA
- a CDS encoding YhgE/Pip domain-containing protein — protein sequence MIAIRLAVSEIRRISAGTLPKLAILAMAVIPSLYAGLYLFANEDPYGELHRVPAALVVQDRGATTTNAINGTTEKVDYGGEVAERLLRGDGGFGWVETTEGEAESGVRNGRYDAALIIGPQFSEELTSSARFEPERAGLTLITNNANNYIVTRVAETIVGDVRDTIATQVGTVAASSFLDGLSVVHTDLTKGVNGAQELVTGSSRLTSGTAELVDGTATLARGAEEAANGAARLESGAGELATGTRRIANGATTLSNGLEELKRRTGSLPADTRKLANGAQEVAAGNAKVAAVGDDAAEVAGAVVDQFRAARASLDEGLDSLVEQGRMTDAERDALLALFADAEVPVDAVAAQIESAADRLDALSRGSSEVAAGTEKLAGAAPVLTRGVRKAASGGAELASGSARVDRGAQTLARGAGTLADGTEEVANGAERLATSSLALRKGSARLETGTSELRNGLQDGLRKVPDLDKTTARDTAETIGDPVAVKEDTLAPAGSYGAGLAPFFMSLAAWIGAYVLFLLVRPLSSRALAANGPATRTALGGWIPPAVVGLIQVAVMFTIVRFALDIDPVYEVATVALLVIASMTFVAILQALNAWLGEVGEFLGLVLMLVQLVTAGGTFPWETIPEPLRSLHWLLPMSYGVNGLRQTLFGGEAWIIVRDVSVLFGVFVVAILLTALAARRQKVWTPKQLQPELVI from the coding sequence ATGATCGCGATCCGCCTGGCCGTCTCGGAGATCCGGCGCATCAGTGCAGGCACGCTGCCCAAGCTGGCGATCCTCGCCATGGCCGTGATCCCTTCGTTGTACGCAGGGCTCTACCTGTTCGCCAACGAGGACCCGTACGGCGAGCTCCACCGCGTACCGGCGGCCCTCGTGGTGCAGGACCGTGGTGCGACCACGACCAACGCGATCAACGGGACGACCGAGAAGGTCGACTACGGAGGCGAGGTCGCCGAGCGCCTCTTGCGCGGCGACGGCGGATTCGGCTGGGTCGAGACGACGGAGGGCGAGGCGGAGTCCGGTGTGCGGAACGGACGCTACGACGCCGCGCTCATCATCGGTCCACAGTTCTCCGAGGAGCTGACGTCGTCCGCCCGGTTCGAGCCGGAGCGCGCAGGGCTCACCCTCATTACGAACAACGCGAACAACTACATCGTCACCCGGGTCGCCGAGACGATCGTGGGAGATGTGCGGGACACGATCGCGACACAGGTCGGCACCGTCGCCGCGAGCAGCTTCCTCGACGGCCTCTCCGTGGTGCACACCGATCTCACCAAGGGGGTGAACGGCGCACAGGAGCTCGTCACCGGCTCCAGTCGGCTCACCAGTGGGACCGCCGAGCTCGTCGACGGGACGGCGACGCTCGCGCGTGGCGCTGAGGAGGCAGCGAACGGTGCCGCCCGCCTCGAGTCGGGTGCCGGTGAGCTGGCGACTGGGACGCGTCGTATTGCCAACGGCGCGACCACGCTCTCGAACGGGCTCGAGGAGCTGAAGCGTCGCACGGGGAGCCTGCCGGCGGACACGCGCAAGCTCGCGAACGGCGCGCAGGAGGTCGCCGCGGGAAACGCGAAGGTCGCCGCCGTCGGTGACGACGCGGCGGAGGTGGCGGGCGCGGTGGTCGACCAGTTCCGTGCCGCGCGAGCCTCGCTCGACGAAGGCCTCGACTCGCTCGTCGAGCAGGGGAGGATGACCGACGCCGAGAGAGACGCCCTGCTGGCGTTGTTCGCCGACGCCGAAGTCCCCGTCGACGCGGTGGCAGCGCAGATCGAGAGCGCCGCAGACCGGCTGGACGCGCTGAGCAGGGGATCCTCCGAGGTCGCCGCCGGCACCGAGAAGCTCGCGGGCGCGGCCCCCGTTCTCACGCGAGGCGTCAGGAAGGCCGCGTCGGGAGGAGCCGAGCTCGCCTCGGGGTCGGCGCGCGTCGACCGCGGCGCCCAGACGCTGGCACGTGGTGCCGGCACCCTGGCGGACGGGACGGAGGAGGTGGCGAACGGCGCTGAGCGGCTCGCCACCTCGAGCCTCGCGCTGCGCAAGGGCAGCGCGAGGCTCGAGACCGGGACCAGCGAGCTCCGGAACGGACTGCAGGACGGGCTGCGCAAGGTCCCCGACCTGGACAAGACGACCGCGCGTGACACCGCGGAGACGATCGGTGATCCGGTGGCGGTCAAGGAGGACACGCTCGCGCCCGCCGGGTCGTACGGTGCCGGCCTCGCCCCGTTCTTCATGTCGCTCGCGGCATGGATCGGGGCGTACGTGCTCTTCCTGCTCGTCCGGCCGTTGTCGTCGCGTGCCCTCGCGGCGAACGGCCCGGCGACCCGGACAGCGCTCGGCGGGTGGATCCCGCCGGCGGTCGTCGGACTGATCCAGGTCGCGGTCATGTTCACGATCGTCCGGTTCGCACTCGACATCGATCCGGTCTACGAGGTCGCGACAGTCGCCCTGCTCGTGATCGCGTCGATGACCTTCGTTGCGATCCTGCAGGCGCTCAACGCCTGGCTCGGCGAGGTGGGCGAGTTCCTGGGGCTCGTCCTCATGCTCGTCCAGCTCGTCACCGCGGGTGGCACCTTCCCGTGGGAGACGATCCCCGAGCCGCTGCGGTCGCTGCACTGGCTTCTGCCGATGTCGTACGGGGTCAACGGGCTGCGGCAGACGCTCTTCGGGGGAGAGGCGTGGATCATCGTTCGCGACGTCTCGGTGCTGTTCGGCGTGTTCGTCGTCGCGATCCTCCTGACCGCGCTGGCGGCGCGACGGCAGAAGGTCTGGACCCCCAAGCAGCTGCAGCCCGAGCTCGTCATCTGA
- the ureA gene encoding urease subunit gamma, which translates to MNLTPREIDKLYVYQVAELARRRRDRGTKLNLSEVQALVSEAILEAARDGKSVAECMELGKHVVSEADCMPGVRERLALLQVEATFIDGSKLVSCHDPVAA; encoded by the coding sequence ATGAATCTCACGCCACGAGAGATCGACAAGCTCTACGTGTACCAGGTCGCCGAGCTGGCCCGGCGGCGGCGAGACCGCGGCACCAAGCTCAACCTCAGCGAAGTCCAGGCTCTCGTCTCCGAGGCAATCCTCGAGGCGGCACGTGACGGCAAGTCGGTCGCGGAGTGCATGGAGCTCGGCAAGCATGTCGTGTCCGAGGCTGACTGCATGCCCGGCGTACGCGAACGCCTTGCCTTGCTCCAGGTCGAGGCGACGTTCATCGACGGCAGCAAGCTCGTGTCCTGTCACGATCCTGTGGCGGCCTGA
- the ureG gene encoding urease accessory protein UreG → MSEDVLRIGIGGPVGSGKTALTEALVPRLFAAGRQPAVITNDIYTQEDAQHVRRELAGVLDPDRVVGVETGACPHTAVRDDPTMNLAAGAEMLERFPQVDTLVYESGGDNLTLTFSPSLADVFVFVLDTSEGEKMPRKRGPGITDSDILVINKIDIAQYVRTDLEVMESDARRVRDGKPVVLTNSLTGEGVDALQDQILAAWEARPAVLSR, encoded by the coding sequence ATGAGCGAGGACGTGCTGCGGATCGGCATCGGAGGACCGGTGGGCTCGGGCAAGACGGCGCTGACGGAGGCACTCGTGCCTCGGCTCTTCGCCGCCGGCCGGCAGCCCGCGGTCATCACCAACGACATCTACACGCAGGAGGACGCGCAGCATGTGCGTCGTGAGCTCGCGGGGGTTCTGGACCCGGATCGGGTGGTCGGCGTCGAGACGGGCGCCTGCCCCCACACCGCGGTCCGCGACGACCCGACGATGAACCTCGCCGCGGGAGCCGAGATGCTCGAGCGGTTTCCGCAGGTCGACACGCTGGTCTACGAGTCGGGCGGGGACAACCTGACGCTCACGTTCTCGCCGTCGCTGGCCGACGTCTTCGTCTTCGTCCTCGACACGTCCGAGGGGGAGAAGATGCCACGCAAGAGGGGGCCCGGGATCACCGACTCCGACATCCTTGTGATCAACAAGATCGACATCGCCCAGTATGTCCGGACCGATCTCGAGGTCATGGAGTCCGATGCCCGTCGGGTGCGCGACGGCAAACCGGTGGTGCTCACGAACTCGCTGACGGGGGAGGGTGTCGACGCGCTGCAGGACCAGATCCTCGCTGCGTGGGAAGCCCGCCCGGCGGTGCTGTCGCGATGA
- a CDS encoding urease accessory protein UreD — MGSPPGGAVAMKAATVRAVSPTPASGLAPASRYGGHRLDPSYYEPDRVPREVARFSGVPDTLPSGSPGKVGVLQLEFGRTGNGTELVQHYQKSPLQIMRPLYYDLARPDMPYTYLMSTGAGILQGDRLRTDLTFGAGTSAYVTTSAYTKVLRMEHDYAVAQTNISVAEDAYLEYLPDPVIAFGGARLYQRTSVTLAPSGTLVLGETLISGRLARDERHQYTAIASDLEVRRPDGAMVALDRVRLTPSDGVTGGLAVLDDHDVLSTLYVFTPGASVGEVNDLLHAALRPSSAAGLVLGVSALPADAGVWVRLLGDDTQVVLHAITLAWRALRCLLTGIDAPAIRKS, encoded by the coding sequence GTGGGAAGCCCGCCCGGCGGTGCTGTCGCGATGAAAGCCGCCACCGTCCGCGCCGTGTCGCCCACACCCGCGAGCGGTCTGGCGCCGGCGTCGCGGTACGGCGGGCACCGGCTCGATCCTTCGTACTACGAGCCTGACCGGGTGCCGCGCGAGGTCGCACGCTTCAGCGGCGTGCCGGACACCCTGCCGTCCGGCAGCCCCGGGAAGGTCGGGGTGCTCCAGCTCGAGTTCGGCCGGACCGGCAATGGGACTGAGCTGGTCCAGCACTACCAGAAGTCGCCGCTGCAGATCATGCGCCCGCTCTACTACGACCTCGCCCGTCCCGACATGCCGTACACGTATCTCATGTCGACCGGGGCCGGGATCCTCCAGGGCGACCGGCTCCGTACCGACCTCACGTTCGGAGCGGGCACGTCGGCGTACGTGACGACATCGGCGTACACGAAGGTGCTGCGGATGGAGCACGACTACGCGGTGGCCCAGACCAACATCTCGGTCGCCGAGGACGCTTACCTCGAGTACCTGCCGGACCCGGTCATCGCCTTCGGCGGCGCGCGCCTCTATCAGCGCACGTCGGTGACGCTCGCGCCGTCGGGGACGCTCGTCCTGGGCGAGACGCTCATCTCAGGACGCCTCGCCCGCGACGAGCGCCACCAGTACACCGCGATCGCGTCGGACCTCGAGGTACGTCGTCCCGACGGGGCGATGGTCGCACTGGACCGCGTGCGCCTGACCCCCAGCGACGGGGTCACCGGTGGACTCGCGGTGCTGGACGATCACGACGTCCTCTCCACGCTGTACGTATTCACGCCAGGTGCCTCGGTGGGCGAGGTCAACGACCTCCTTCACGCGGCGCTACGGCCGTCCTCCGCCGCTGGCCTCGTCCTCGGGGTCAGCGCGCTCCCCGCTGACGCCGGCGTCTGGGTCCGGCTCCTGGGCGATGACACTCAGGTCGTCCTGCATGCGATCACGCTGGCCTGGCGCGCCCTGCGATGCCTGCTCACCGGCATCGATGCCCCCGCCATCCGTAAGAGCTAG
- a CDS encoding urea transporter, which translates to MSTPGATASPLTTWVTWASTLPRGVSEIFFQNNVWTGLLIIAGFFFADWQMALLVVIGAVCSTVAGALMRVGADNIRIGMQGFNGALIGAAMYTAMGGEGWAYLFTVIGGVLCAPVTWFFVWLFATEPLKRFALPSTTAPFCTVAGIIYASTLNLHVSGSTVHATDGTGESVLRSLLTNVSEVVLVNSVWAGALILLGLFIASWKVGLAAVMGSVIGSLYALALGETDATIAEGLAGYSGVLTAIALSVVFLKSSAASWVYAAVGAAITAVTTLVMTDLTDQPHYTWPYILTTWVLLVVAAFIPMLKRP; encoded by the coding sequence ATGTCGACGCCCGGAGCCACTGCGTCACCACTGACCACCTGGGTCACGTGGGCCTCCACGCTGCCGCGCGGGGTGTCCGAGATCTTCTTCCAGAACAACGTGTGGACCGGCCTCCTGATCATCGCCGGCTTCTTCTTCGCCGACTGGCAGATGGCGCTGCTCGTCGTCATCGGAGCCGTCTGCTCGACAGTTGCCGGTGCCCTCATGCGCGTCGGTGCGGACAACATCCGGATCGGGATGCAGGGGTTCAACGGCGCGCTCATCGGCGCCGCGATGTACACCGCGATGGGCGGCGAGGGGTGGGCGTACCTCTTCACCGTCATCGGGGGCGTCCTGTGCGCGCCGGTGACGTGGTTCTTCGTGTGGCTCTTCGCCACCGAGCCGCTCAAGCGTTTTGCTCTCCCGTCGACGACCGCACCGTTCTGCACGGTCGCTGGGATCATCTACGCCTCGACCCTCAACCTGCACGTCAGCGGATCGACCGTGCACGCCACCGACGGTACGGGGGAGTCCGTGCTGCGCTCGCTGCTCACCAACGTCTCCGAGGTCGTGCTGGTCAACAGCGTGTGGGCCGGCGCGCTGATCCTCCTAGGGCTCTTCATCGCCTCCTGGAAGGTCGGTCTCGCCGCCGTGATGGGCAGCGTGATCGGGAGCCTCTACGCGCTTGCGCTCGGAGAGACCGACGCCACCATCGCTGAGGGCCTGGCCGGATACTCCGGCGTCCTGACGGCGATCGCGCTGTCGGTCGTGTTCCTCAAGAGCAGCGCCGCCTCGTGGGTGTACGCCGCGGTCGGTGCGGCGATCACGGCGGTGACGACCCTCGTCATGACGGACCTGACCGATCAGCCGCACTACACGTGGCCCTACATCCTCACCACCTGGGTACTGCTGGTGGTCGCGGCGTTCATCCCGATGCTCAAACGCCCATGA
- a CDS encoding urease accessory protein UreF: MTSTAVRDLLVSLQLSDSAFPSGFYTMSHGLEGFSQARAVDQDGIEGLLIGLLRHSVGPGDATALARAHEAVEDGDWERVRRVDEMLFAAKLNAEMRRASVRSGHQLTDIALEAIGGPELEEWKRAVAAKETPGCQPVATAVAYAATGVGTEQAVASDMFAFAVSFLGAALRLRLSDHRHVQVVLHAVGPVIAEEAAEAVGRDLEDMGGCVPMADAMSAQHERAEARLFAS, translated from the coding sequence ATGACGTCGACCGCAGTGCGTGACCTCCTGGTGAGCCTCCAGCTCTCCGACTCCGCGTTCCCGAGCGGCTTCTACACGATGTCGCACGGGCTCGAGGGGTTCAGCCAGGCGCGTGCGGTCGACCAGGACGGGATCGAGGGTCTGCTCATCGGACTGCTGCGGCACTCCGTCGGCCCGGGGGACGCCACGGCGCTCGCCCGGGCGCACGAGGCGGTCGAGGACGGTGACTGGGAGCGCGTACGCCGGGTCGACGAGATGCTGTTCGCCGCGAAGCTCAACGCAGAGATGCGCCGGGCGTCGGTGCGCAGCGGTCACCAGCTCACCGACATCGCACTCGAGGCGATCGGGGGACCGGAGCTCGAGGAGTGGAAGCGGGCCGTGGCCGCCAAGGAGACGCCGGGCTGTCAGCCGGTCGCGACGGCAGTCGCCTATGCGGCGACCGGCGTAGGCACGGAGCAGGCGGTCGCCTCGGACATGTTCGCGTTCGCGGTGAGCTTCCTCGGGGCGGCTCTGCGTCTGCGGCTCTCCGACCATCGGCACGTGCAGGTCGTGCTGCACGCGGTCGGACCTGTCATCGCCGAGGAGGCCGCCGAGGCGGTCGGTCGTGACCTCGAGGACATGGGCGGGTGCGTCCCGATGGCGGACGCCATGTCCGCCCAGCACGAGCGCGCGGAGGCACGACTCTTCGCGAGCTGA
- the ureC gene encoding urease subunit alpha: MAIVSRKQYTDLFGPTTGDRVQLADTNLVIEIEKDYNEGHYGDEVVYGGGKSARDGMAADPQATGAQGALDLVITNAIVLDPVLGVVKGDIGVKDGKIVGVGKSGNPALQEGVDPRLVVGAVTEVLAGEHCIATAGAIDSHVHYISPQQALAALSNGITTLFGGGTGPTDATNGVTTTPGAWNLHRMIQAAEDVGVNMGFHGKGNGSLPAALIEQIEAGASSLKVHEDWGSTPAVIDNALTVADEYDVQVSIHTDSLNEAGFVEDTISAIDGRTIHTYHTEGAGGGHAPDIMRAAGYPNILPSSTNPTLPYTANSVDELLDMVMVCHHLSHDIPEDVAFADSRVRAETISAETVLHDEGVLSMFSSDSQAMGRIGESVTRAFQTAHHNKEVRGPLPEDDEGNDNFRVLRYLAKVTINPAITQGVSDYIGSLEAGKIADIVLWPVSSFAAKPRMVIKGGLINWALMGDPNASLPTPQPVYYRPMFGGYGKAQQKTRVTFMSQAAIDLGVPEQLGLESQVLPVRRCRAIGKQHMMYNDQLPVIDVDPETYKVTYDGKPAHIEPAESLPLTQLFFLA, translated from the coding sequence ATGGCTATCGTCTCGCGCAAGCAGTACACGGATCTCTTCGGTCCGACGACTGGCGACAGGGTTCAGCTCGCCGACACCAACCTCGTCATCGAGATCGAGAAGGACTACAACGAGGGGCACTACGGCGACGAGGTCGTCTACGGCGGCGGCAAGTCCGCACGCGACGGCATGGCGGCCGATCCACAGGCCACTGGCGCACAGGGTGCCCTCGACCTCGTCATCACCAACGCGATCGTCCTCGATCCCGTCCTCGGTGTGGTCAAGGGCGACATCGGGGTCAAGGACGGCAAGATCGTCGGTGTCGGCAAATCGGGCAACCCGGCCCTGCAGGAAGGGGTCGACCCCCGCCTGGTCGTCGGCGCTGTGACCGAGGTGCTCGCGGGGGAGCACTGCATCGCGACCGCCGGGGCGATCGACAGCCACGTGCACTACATCTCTCCGCAGCAGGCGCTGGCGGCGCTGTCGAACGGCATCACGACGCTGTTCGGCGGCGGCACCGGACCGACGGACGCCACGAACGGCGTCACCACGACGCCGGGTGCATGGAACCTCCACCGCATGATCCAGGCTGCGGAGGACGTGGGGGTCAACATGGGCTTTCACGGCAAGGGCAACGGCTCCCTGCCAGCGGCGCTCATCGAGCAGATCGAGGCCGGGGCCTCCTCGCTCAAGGTGCACGAGGACTGGGGCTCGACGCCAGCGGTCATCGACAACGCGCTGACCGTGGCCGACGAGTACGACGTTCAGGTGTCGATCCACACCGACAGCCTCAACGAGGCTGGGTTCGTGGAGGACACGATCTCCGCCATCGACGGTCGGACGATCCACACCTACCACACCGAGGGTGCGGGCGGTGGTCACGCGCCGGACATCATGAGGGCTGCGGGCTACCCCAACATCCTCCCGTCCTCGACGAACCCGACGCTCCCGTACACGGCGAACTCGGTGGACGAGCTGCTCGACATGGTGATGGTCTGCCACCACCTGTCGCACGACATCCCCGAGGATGTCGCTTTCGCGGACTCGCGGGTGCGTGCGGAGACCATCTCGGCGGAGACCGTGCTGCACGACGAGGGCGTCTTGTCGATGTTCTCGTCGGACTCGCAGGCGATGGGGCGCATCGGTGAGTCCGTGACGCGCGCGTTCCAGACGGCCCACCACAACAAAGAGGTGCGCGGCCCGCTGCCGGAGGACGACGAGGGCAACGACAACTTCCGGGTGCTGCGCTACCTCGCCAAGGTGACGATCAACCCGGCGATCACCCAAGGCGTCTCCGACTACATTGGATCGCTCGAGGCCGGGAAGATCGCCGACATCGTGCTCTGGCCGGTCTCCTCCTTTGCCGCGAAGCCGCGGATGGTCATCAAGGGCGGCCTTATCAACTGGGCGCTCATGGGGGACCCCAACGCCTCGCTGCCGACGCCTCAGCCGGTGTACTACCGGCCGATGTTCGGCGGGTACGGCAAGGCGCAGCAGAAGACGCGGGTCACCTTCATGTCCCAGGCCGCCATCGACCTGGGCGTCCCGGAGCAACTGGGGCTGGAGAGCCAGGTGCTGCCCGTGCGGCGGTGCCGGGCGATCGGCAAGCAGCACATGATGTACAACGACCAGCTGCCGGTCATCGACGTCGACCCAGAGACATACAAGGTGACGTACGACGGGAAGCCAGCACACATCGAGCCGGCGGAGTCCTTGCCGCTGACCCAGCTGTTCTTCCTCGCCTGA